The genomic window GACATTGTGCCTCAAGCTGTTTGCCACTTAAACCAGCATCAACAAGTAATGCGGTATTGCCAACCTCGACATAACAAGCATTTCCTGTACTACCACTTGCAAGCACACTAAATTGCATCCCCATGTTTCTCTCACTCCAATATTGATGTATCATCGTTGATAATTTGGCCTTCAAAAGCATTGATATAATAATGAGATTTATCATTGATTACTATATGCCATGTTGGTGTTAATACTTGTGAAGCTGTTAACTGTACTAGAGTATAATATCCTATCTCAGCTCTCGTGACTCGACTCCCTGGCTTTAATAGATTCTTATCATACAATATTTCTATCGCTTTTATCGCTGGTAATATTTCTTTTTCCTCTTCGAACTCTGTAATGCTTTCGAGTAGCGTTTGTTCATAGCCTATAATACGATTCTCAGCATCAATGAATAACGTTAAAGCACCACCGACATTATGATAGATGGGCTTAGTATTATACACTTGTATATACGTAACCGCTCTAGTTTCTAAATTAAAGTTCCAAAGTTGATAGGATGTTCCATTAATCACCTGTTCCTTCACAAACTGGTTGAAGAAGAATACCGCATTCGATTCGGGAATAGGAATTGGTTGAGCGAAGCGCACCTGTAATCGTGTCGGTTCTGGTAATGCAACAATATGCTGATCTAGCTTTTCAAGATCTTGTTGTGAGAAAGCTTTACTCTTAGCACTAATATATTTTCCTTTTAAATTATCTTTTGGTAGATCAATATAGGTGATTTCATCTGTTGCTAGCTGCTCTTCAAGTGTTGCCTCCGTCATTATATCAAGCTGACTACTATTTCTCTTTTGATACAGTTGATACCCTAAAAAAATATTTAATACTAAAAAAGTTATGATGAAGATGGTTTTAATGCGATACCAATCCACTATTGATCCCCTCCTACATTCATAACTTCATTAAATACGATAGGCTGCCACTTACCAGCATATTTAGCATACCAACGCGGTTCAAGCTGCACCACTTTTTGAAGTAGAGGATCCTTTATTAGCTCATATCCTAGCGTAATATCTTCTAACATTGTCATATTAAAATCTTTCTTACTTTTTAACTTTTCTAGCACGCTTAGACCGGATGGCATGGACACAGGGATCACATCACGGTTTAATGGGATACCAAAGTTGAAATATGGACGTTGATATTGAAAAATTTCATTATCTAGCCAAATTTGCTGTATTTCGGCTAGCCCGTTTTGATTAAATACTGGATATCCACCTATTGTAAGACGGAATTGTACTTTTTCTTGATATATATCTAACTCAGACAATAAATAATAGTCTGTCCATCCACCATGATCATTTAAAAATGAAATACTTTTCTCAAGTAATTGTGTTGTTCGCTTGTTCGCGTTATTTGTTGAAGATGTATTAACAAACAATAACAATTGATCATAGTGATTAACATCCATTAAGCTTGTCCCATCAGTGTATTTCTCCCCAAATGTAAAGATATCTCGCTTTACATAAGTTGGATCCGGAAATAGAGCATCTTTAAATACTTCAGGCTCGATGGTTTCGATATAATATTGCTGACGTTGCATTTCTATTTCTTCATTTAACACATAAATGGATCTTGAATCAGTTAATTTAAAAAGCTCGTACGATTGATAGTTAGTAGCATTTTGATAGTACCTGTCACGAAAAGCATCTAGATAGACTCTCTCAACCTCTGCACGGAAAATGGTATTGTTATATGTTGAAATGAAATAAACACCTCGTCTATTAGAAGTTACATCTAAAATGATTTTATCAAAACTAAAAGATGCATTATCATTTCTTGCTGCTACTTGAAACATACTGTGAGCAGCATCTATAGGTATAGTTGTAGGAAAATCTATTTCAACATCGGCATTATCAGCAATGAAATCTTGGAACCCCTCATAATCAAGAGTATCTAGCACTTGATCAAATTGCTCCATTTTCCACTTCTTCATATCCTGAAATATGGAGTATACTTCCCCGAAGGTGGATGAGCCATAATGCCGATCGCCTTTATGAAATAAGATCCTTTCCGGCTTTACGATAGTTGCGATATCTGCTTTTCGATTACTTACCGTTTGCTCAAGGATGTATTTCGTTGTTTCTAAATAATCGTATGCAGGACGATATGTCCAGAGCATCCATGTCAACGTAATACTTAAGCCAATTAATACAGTTAGGAGAATAGATTTAATACGTTCATACATCTGACCATTCCCCCTCCTCCACAGGCGTTAATGGCAATGTAAAATGAATAGCCGTTCCTTGTCCTTCTTCACTTTCTGCCCAAATTGCACCGTTATGTGCCAAAACCATTTCCCTGGCAATAGCTAATCCTAAGCCTGTTCCACCAAGCTTACGTGACCTTGCCTTATCTACGCGATAAAAACGATCAAAGATATGGGGGAGATTTTCTTCTGGTATGCCGACACCTTGATCAAATACACTCACTTGTACATCATATTCAAAGATTTGCAGGCGACAAGTAATATCGCCACCTTCAGGTGAATACTTGATTGCATTTGAGATGATGTTATCTAGCACTTGAATTATTTTATCCTCATCCATTTCGACAAACACTGTTTGATCTGGAATTTGTCGAATAATCTCTACATTACTTGCTTTAGTCATTTCAAATCTATCAATAATATGGTTATAAAAATTTGTAAAGTCAATCCAGTCTTTTGTTAATCGATAATCTTTGCTGTCCATTTTAGAGAGCTGTAGTAAATCATTTACAAGACGAATCATACGCTCCGTCTCATTTTGAGTCACACTTAAGAAATTAGGTGCGATAGATTCATCTTG from Bacillus sp. HMF5848 includes these protein-coding regions:
- a CDS encoding two-component system regulatory protein YycI, producing MDWYRIKTIFIITFLVLNIFLGYQLYQKRNSSQLDIMTEATLEEQLATDEITYIDLPKDNLKGKYISAKSKAFSQQDLEKLDQHIVALPEPTRLQVRFAQPIPIPESNAVFFFNQFVKEQVINGTSYQLWNFNLETRAVTYIQVYNTKPIYHNVGGALTLFIDAENRIIGYEQTLLESITEFEEEKEILPAIKAIEILYDKNLLKPGSRVTRAEIGYYTLVQLTASQVLTPTWHIVINDKSHYYINAFEGQIINDDTSILE
- a CDS encoding YycH family regulatory protein, with translation MYERIKSILLTVLIGLSITLTWMLWTYRPAYDYLETTKYILEQTVSNRKADIATIVKPERILFHKGDRHYGSSTFGEVYSIFQDMKKWKMEQFDQVLDTLDYEGFQDFIADNADVEIDFPTTIPIDAAHSMFQVAARNDNASFSFDKIILDVTSNRRGVYFISTYNNTIFRAEVERVYLDAFRDRYYQNATNYQSYELFKLTDSRSIYVLNEEIEMQRQQYYIETIEPEVFKDALFPDPTYVKRDIFTFGEKYTDGTSLMDVNHYDQLLLFVNTSSTNNANKRTTQLLEKSISFLNDHGGWTDYYLLSELDIYQEKVQFRLTIGGYPVFNQNGLAEIQQIWLDNEIFQYQRPYFNFGIPLNRDVIPVSMPSGLSVLEKLKSKKDFNMTMLEDITLGYELIKDPLLQKVVQLEPRWYAKYAGKWQPIVFNEVMNVGGDQ